In Stanieria sp. NIES-3757, the DNA window CTCCCGTAGCTGCCTTTGCTAGTCCACAAGTTCAAGGCAATGTTCAAGGCGGAGCTAACCACTCCTTAACTCAAGGTTATGGTAATGTTACCGACCAAAGCGTTTCTAATGATTTGTATCAAACCCAGCTAGATGCAAATGGTTATAGTGCCGATCCCCAAATCCAAAATTCTTTACAAGCTGGTCAAAATACTGGTATTACTCAAGGTTACGGTAACTATACCGACCAAAGTGTTGACAATAGTGCTGACCAATACCAATCAGATATTCCTGGTTATCTTCACTACTAAACTAATTTAATTAAACTTTTCTTCTGTTCAAAGACAGGGGTGTCACACCCCTGATTTTACTGTTTGGACAGTTGAGCAACAAAAAATTTAAAGTCTTTCTTGCTGACGAACGTATTCCCACCATCTTTCTAAAGGAAAATAAAGAGCAGGAGCCCAAAGACTGCTCAAAACTGCCGAAATAATTGCAATACGCTGATAATTTTGCCAAATCACACTCAAAGAAAGAGTAGATTGCCAAATCGATTGAATTGCTAAGACGGTTTCCGTCATAATTGCCATAAAAAAGACAATTAAAGCCACAGATATAAAATCTTCGCCAATATACCGCTGTTTATTGAGTTTAGTCGTTAAAACACTTACTAAAATAAAACTTAAAATGTGAGAAGGCTCAGAAGTAGTCATGCCATCATAAATCAAACCCAAAGCTAATCCTGCGATCGCAGCTTGCCAAACCTGTCGCTTGACACTCCAGGCAACCAGCCAAATTAGAAACCAGTTGGGACTTACTCCTAGTAACTCCATCCCTGGTAAATGAAGCAAGACTAAGATTGAGCAGAGCCAAACAGAAGTGCAAATAATCAATCCATTTAATAATTGTAAGAAACCGTTAGGAGTTTTGGTTAGATTGAACATTTACGGACTCAGGTTTAGTTTTGGTTTAAAAGCATCGACAACCACCCATTCCAAGACATCAATGGGGGCAGTTAACTCAACTTCCGCTTCTGGAACTGAACTGGTTTCAAAGTTAACCGATTTCACTGTTCCAATTGGTAAACCAGGTGGATAGAGATTGCTCAGATTAGAAGTTGCGATCGCATCTCCAGGTTTAAGATCGCTAACTTTAGTAAAAAAACGCATCACCAAGGTTTGAGAATCTTTCCCTTGAATAAACCCAAACTGACGATTACGACTTACTATTGCCCCGACACGACTATCAGGATCGCTAATCAAAGCAACTCTACTGGTATGAGGAGTGACTTGAATCACTCTACCTACCACACCACCAATTCCTGAAACGATAAATCCTGGTTGAATGCCATCCTGACTACCTTTACCCAAAGTAACTTGGTTCCACCAACCTTGGATACTTCTGCCAATAATTGGGGCTATTACTTGAGAAGATTTTTTGGTATTATCAGAGTTAATTAACTGTTTAAATTGCTGATTTTCTTGTTTTAGTTCAGTAACTTGCTGTTCTAATTCCAAAATACGAGCATTACTTAATCTATCTTCCAAAATTAACTGCTGTTTTGACTGCAAAGGACTCACTAAAAAATAGTAAGCTTCAGTTAAGACGGCGGTTTGGCTTTGTTTAAGTAACCAAGCAATGCTAATAACTGCAACTGTAACAGTTGCTTGAAAACCGTATCGATCCCACCAACGATGCATCAGTTTTGGCTTAATTGGTTAATATTGATTCAAGTAGTTAATTGAGAGCTAGAACAACTCAAATTAATTGAGAGCGATCGCTCAAAACTTTGTCGAGAGTTTTATCTTCTAAGACTCGACCAGTACCCAAAGCCACACATTTTAATGGTTCGGGAGCTATATGAGTGACGATTCCAGTTTCATGACTAATCAAAGCATCTAATCCTTTCAAATTAGCTCCACCTCCTGCCAACATAATTCCGCGGTCGATAATATCTGCTGCCAAATCGGGAGGGGTTTGTTCGAGCGTAATTTTAACAGCTTCGACAATTTTTTTAACTGGATCTGCGATCGCTTCTCGAATTTCAATTATTTTGAGGGTAACGGTTCTAGGTAACCCAGAAATGAGATGAAGACCTCTTACTTCTACGGTTGATTCATCTTTTTCTACTTTACCAATGGGATGAACCGAAGCCAATTTAATTTTGAGATTTTCAGCCGTATTTTCTCCAATCGCAAGTTTATAAGTATGTTTCAAATAATTGGCAATTGACCAAGTTAATTCATCACCAGCAATCCTAATTGATTCGCTGACAACTTTACCTTGAGAACTAATTACCGCTACCTCTGTCGTCCCACCACCAATATCAACAATCATGTTGCCAATTGGTTCGGTAACTGGTAATCCTGCCCCAATTGCTGCTGCAAGAGGTTCTTCTATTAAATCTACTTCTCTAGCTCCAGCTTGAACCGCAGCTTCCATCACCGCTCGACGCTCTACTTTAGTCACTCCACTAGGAATACCAATTACCATCCGAGGATGAACTAAAGGATTACCTTCGTAGACTTGACGAATAAATTCCTTGAGCATAATTTCCGTAGCATCAAAATCAGCAATCACCCCATTTTTCAGAGGACGAATTGCTTTAATGTTTTCTGGAGCTTTCCCCAATAAACATTTAGCTTCTCTGCCGACTGCTCTTGGTTCTTCTGTTTTGCTGTCAATTGCCACTACTGATGGCTCTTCCAAAACAATTCCTTTGCCTGATATGTAGATAAGCGTGTTAGCAGTACCTAGATCGATTCCTATATCCCTTGACAGGGTTAAACGTTTAAAAAACCCCACTTTGATTTATCACTCCCGGTAATGTGTAGTATTTATTGCTTGATCTGTATGAGTCGAATCCAATTTACACCCAATATAGCAATTATGTCGAAACTCAATTATCTTTAAATAGTTGAAATTACTGAACTTCCCTTAAAGTAATCGCCAAGTTAGTTGTTTTTACCTCGACGCTACGACAAAATTTTATCCGATCGATTTCTGTTAGTGCGTGCAATGTTCGGCAAAATAGTAATGTGACAATAAGAAATATCCTAATTTTAAGAGAGCAAAAATTCAGAATGCAAATTCTAGCTACAGATCGGTCATTATTAGATTGGACAGGCGATACTCTCGCTATCGGTATTTTTGACGGAGAAACAGAATTAACTGGTGAGCTAGCCCAACTCAATGAAAAATTAGCAGGTACAATTCAAGAATTAATTGCGGTAGAAGAATTTGAAGGTAAAAGTGGGACTACAGCAGTAACTCGTTTAATGGGCAATACTTCCCTCCGCAAACTGGTTTTGGTAGGTTTGGGTAAGTCAGATAATTTTAAACTAGAAAGTTATCAAAATACTGCTGCTACAGTCGTTAGGTTAGCAAAGAAAGACCACAGTCTTGCTCTTAGTTTTCCCATTCAAGGATCGCCCGATGCCGTTGCCCAAACAATTGCTGAGGGGATTTTACTAGCTCTTCATCAAGATAACCGTTTTAAGTCTGAACCAGAAGAAAAAGAAATCAAATTAGAAACTGTTGATTTATTGGGTTTAAGTGGTCAAGATGCAGCGATTCATAAGGCTGAAATTGTGGCTTCTGGGGTGATTTTGGCGCGAGAATTAGTTAATGCTCCTGCTAACGAAGTTACACCTCTAACGATGGCAGCTACCGCAGAAGCGATCGCGTCTGAGTATGGCTTGAGTCTAGAAATTCTCGAACAAGAAGAATGTGAACAGTTTGAACAGGGAATGGGCGCATTTTTAGGTGTAGCCAAGGCTTCTGACATTCCGCCCAAATTTATTCATCTTGTCTACAAACCTACGGTAACACCCAAAAGGAAAGTAGCCATTGTCGGTAAGAGTTTGACTTTTGATTCTGGTGGACTCAATCTCAAAGTTTCAGGAAGTGGCATTGAGACCATGAAAATGGATATGGGTGGTGGTGCAGCTACCCTTGGTGCAGCCAAAGCGATCGCTCAACTCAAACCAGACGTAGAAGTTCATTTTATTTGTGCAGCTACAGAAAACATGATTAGTGGTCGCGCGATGCACCCTGGGGATATCCTCAAAGCTGCTAATGGCAAAACTATTGAAGTTAACAACACTGATGCTGAAGGAAGATTAACTTTAGCTGATGCGCTAATCTATGCGGAAAAATTAGGCGTAGACGCGATCGTTGATTTAGCAACTCTGACGGGAGCTTGTATCATTGCTTTAGGAGATCAGATTGCTGGTTTATGGAGTACGGATGACAACTTAGCCAGTCAAATCAAAACCGCAGCAGAATTAGCAGGAGAAAAATTCTGGCAAATGCCTTTGGAAGAACCTTATTTTGATGGCATGAAATCTGCTATTGCCGATATGAAAAATACAGGTCCTCGCGCTGGAGGCTCCATTACGGCTGCTTTATTCTTGAAGCAATTTATTAAAGATACTCCTTGGGTACACTTAGATATTGCTGGTCCAGTGTGGACAGACAAACCAAGCGGTGTAAATAATGTAGGGGCGACAGGTTTTCCTGTAAGAACTCTGGTGAACTGGGTTCTTAATTCTTAATCATTTCCTGACAATTTTCTCAAATTCACCTGGATTTAACAATTAGCTTCGTCTTCAAGCAGGGCGGAGCTAAGGATACCACATCAAGTTAATTTTTGACAGTCTTTTGTATCCTAGAATACAAAAAAAACTTAAAAAAATTTGCTAATTTGGCTTGAGCAATTTACACTCTTACATAGTTAATTTGAATATTAATGTAAGTAGTAATACTAAAGGTGTGAGGAAATTATGTATAGATTACTACGTAGTTTGTTGTTGGTTAGTCCAGCGATCGTTGGTTTAGCTCTTGGAGCAACTCCTAGTAACGCTGAAACTTTAATAGCTCAAACTACTCCAGAAACTGATAATAGTCAGTTACTCAATCAAGTAGAAAACTATAACCAAGAAGGCAAAAAAGACCAGCTCAATCAAGTTACGAATGTCAATCAACTTAGAGACGTTTCTCCAACAGACTGGGCTTATGAAGCACTTCGTTCATTAGTAGATCGTTACGGTTGTATTGTAGGTTATCCGAATCAAACCTATCGCGGAAGTCAAGCGTTATCCCGTTATGAATTTGCTGCTGGTTTAAACTCCTGTCTCAATCAAATTGAGCGTTTGATTGCTTCTTCTGAATCAGTGTTACGTGAAGATTTAGATACCCTCAATCGACTCACTCAAGAGTTTGAAGCGGAACTAGCTACTTTAGGCGGTCGAGTTGACGATCTTGAAAGTCGTACCGCTTTCTTGGAAGACCATCAGTTTTCTACCACCACTAAATTGCAAGGGGAAGCCGTTTTTGGTGTCTCTCAAGAATTTAACTACGGGAACCAAGTTGTTTTTCAAGACCGAGTTCGTTTAGCCTTCGTGTCTAGCTTTACCGGGAAAGATTCACTCTACACTCGCTTGGATGCTTCTAATGCAGGTCTTTTTAACTCGGATGATGATACGCCTCTGGAAACTGGTGCGCTCACCTATCAAACATCTCCCAGCGAAAATGATGTTAATCTTGGCTGGTTAGCTTACTATTTCCCCATTGGTGACAAAATCCAAGTTTATTTACCCGCAGCTTATCCTCTCTGGCAAGATTTTGTACCAACTGTTAGTCCTTATTTAGATTCTTTTACTGGAGCAACTGGTTCTCTTTCTAGCTTTGGTGAATCTAGTCCTATTTACAAGATTGGCTTAGGTGCTGGTGGTGGTCTTGGAGTTAACTTTACACCCTTTGAAACATTAACTGTTAGTGCCGGTTATTTTGGCGGTAATGCTCCCGATCCTAATGAAGGTAACGGTTTATTCAACGGTGAATACTCTGCTCTAGGACAAATCACTTTTAGTCCTTTTGAAAAATTACAGTTGGCTGCAACCTACGTTCGCGGGTATTTTACAGAAGATGACAACACCATCTTCGATTTAGGTGTAGGTACATCTAGTGCTAAAAGTCCTCTCGATGGAGCTTTAAATACTAACTCCTATGGGGTACAAGGATCGTTCCAACTTTCTTCAAAAATAGCTATCAACGCTTTTGGTATGTACACCGATGCTACTGCTGCAGCTAATGACGACCAAGATGCAGAAATTTGGTCTTATGGTGCTGGTTTATCTTTCCCAGATTTGGTTAAAGAAGGTAGTTTAGGTGGTATTGTGGTTGGTGCAGAACCTTACAATGGAGAGACAGATGATATTCCTCTCCACGTAGAGGGTTTCTACAAGTATCAACTAAACGACAACATTTCTGTTACTCCTGGTGTAATTTGGCTTAATGCTCCCGATGGCGAAGAAGGTGATGATGATGCAATTATCGGTGTCGTTAGAACCACTTTCACTTTCTAATTCTAAAATTACGTTAGAGGTGTAGGATTTCTTTAATAATGGCTACTCAGGTAGTTTTTTGTTATCGTTCTTAGCGAGAAGAAATTAACAAAATTATTTAAGTTTACTTCACACCTCGTGTTGGTATCCCACGGTTAACCGTGGTTTTTTTTTATCTTGCTTTAAATTCGATCGCGTCTTGTTTGATCGTGATATCGTAGTGACCAAAGAAGTTTTGTCCGAGTAAACCAATATCTAGAGAAGGTGCGATCGCAACATCTAAATTTTGACTTCTAATTCCAGCAGTAGTAACGGAAGGAACTCGACTTCTAGGAACATAAACAGAATCGTTAGCAGTGTAAAGTAACATATTTCCTTCTGGCTGAATTTGAAGTGTTTGTGCCATTTTTTCAGTAAGTATGGTTAAACT includes these proteins:
- a CDS encoding rod shape-determining protein MreD — translated: MFNLTKTPNGFLQLLNGLIICTSVWLCSILVLLHLPGMELLGVSPNWFLIWLVAWSVKRQVWQAAIAGLALGLIYDGMTTSEPSHILSFILVSVLTTKLNKQRYIGEDFISVALIVFFMAIMTETVLAIQSIWQSTLSLSVIWQNYQRIAIISAVLSSLWAPALYFPLERWWEYVRQQERL
- a CDS encoding Leucyl aminopeptidase, translated to MQILATDRSLLDWTGDTLAIGIFDGETELTGELAQLNEKLAGTIQELIAVEEFEGKSGTTAVTRLMGNTSLRKLVLVGLGKSDNFKLESYQNTAATVVRLAKKDHSLALSFPIQGSPDAVAQTIAEGILLALHQDNRFKSEPEEKEIKLETVDLLGLSGQDAAIHKAEIVASGVILARELVNAPANEVTPLTMAATAEAIASEYGLSLEILEQEECEQFEQGMGAFLGVAKASDIPPKFIHLVYKPTVTPKRKVAIVGKSLTFDSGGLNLKVSGSGIETMKMDMGGGAATLGAAKAIAQLKPDVEVHFICAATENMISGRAMHPGDILKAANGKTIEVNNTDAEGRLTLADALIYAEKLGVDAIVDLATLTGACIIALGDQIAGLWSTDDNLASQIKTAAELAGEKFWQMPLEEPYFDGMKSAIADMKNTGPRAGGSITAALFLKQFIKDTPWVHLDIAGPVWTDKPSGVNNVGATGFPVRTLVNWVLNS
- a CDS encoding carbohydrate-selective porin OprB → MYRLLRSLLLVSPAIVGLALGATPSNAETLIAQTTPETDNSQLLNQVENYNQEGKKDQLNQVTNVNQLRDVSPTDWAYEALRSLVDRYGCIVGYPNQTYRGSQALSRYEFAAGLNSCLNQIERLIASSESVLREDLDTLNRLTQEFEAELATLGGRVDDLESRTAFLEDHQFSTTTKLQGEAVFGVSQEFNYGNQVVFQDRVRLAFVSSFTGKDSLYTRLDASNAGLFNSDDDTPLETGALTYQTSPSENDVNLGWLAYYFPIGDKIQVYLPAAYPLWQDFVPTVSPYLDSFTGATGSLSSFGESSPIYKIGLGAGGGLGVNFTPFETLTVSAGYFGGNAPDPNEGNGLFNGEYSALGQITFSPFEKLQLAATYVRGYFTEDDNTIFDLGVGTSSAKSPLDGALNTNSYGVQGSFQLSSKIAINAFGMYTDATAAANDDQDAEIWSYGAGLSFPDLVKEGSLGGIVVGAEPYNGETDDIPLHVEGFYKYQLNDNISVTPGVIWLNAPDGEEGDDDAIIGVVRTTFTF
- the mreB gene encoding rod shape-determining protein gives rise to the protein MGFFKRLTLSRDIGIDLGTANTLIYISGKGIVLEEPSVVAIDSKTEEPRAVGREAKCLLGKAPENIKAIRPLKNGVIADFDATEIMLKEFIRQVYEGNPLVHPRMVIGIPSGVTKVERRAVMEAAVQAGAREVDLIEEPLAAAIGAGLPVTEPIGNMIVDIGGGTTEVAVISSQGKVVSESIRIAGDELTWSIANYLKHTYKLAIGENTAENLKIKLASVHPIGKVEKDESTVEVRGLHLISGLPRTVTLKIIEIREAIADPVKKIVEAVKITLEQTPPDLAADIIDRGIMLAGGGANLKGLDALISHETGIVTHIAPEPLKCVALGTGRVLEDKTLDKVLSDRSQLI
- a CDS encoding Rod shape-determining protein MreC; translated protein: MHRWWDRYGFQATVTVAVISIAWLLKQSQTAVLTEAYYFLVSPLQSKQQLILEDRLSNARILELEQQVTELKQENQQFKQLINSDNTKKSSQVIAPIIGRSIQGWWNQVTLGKGSQDGIQPGFIVSGIGGVVGRVIQVTPHTSRVALISDPDSRVGAIVSRNRQFGFIQGKDSQTLVMRFFTKVSDLKPGDAIATSNLSNLYPPGLPIGTVKSVNFETSSVPEAEVELTAPIDVLEWVVVDAFKPKLNLSP